The Pseudomonas kermanshahensis genome includes a window with the following:
- a CDS encoding NEL-type E3 ubiquitin ligase domain-containing protein: protein MTDTTPDLPRQQATDAFIAQTLPDWLKNADHEQLLALRSSFDEHMQSQQKIQQTFARLQPIDTFATALLEERLRVAMAVDIALAKAQWREQRFKKVNDLPAQQFEPYFVRLPALQRLMQNFKAGESFYPDTGLVYPYDSATGEAEEVLTTSGEMLVETCRALDIGKQYQEHLDTLLDADCMALIADDKRLQLVLAIEIATLKAQLPDDDLAMLRRIVQGKPPTHARSNRAYVGALTVLDCRVEGAMAFERLDVAPLYGSKSSRVVTGVILYLPDDHEQSLRAYGTWREASLDLGRRLREPGYQRAFSQRIALADRPEYLNTLGKRLADAHTDAQCACEEIHEALFATLAAQQVQRIRDDARFIAVPTAQVDARVSAQRLRTLEAIGMGLLNLAGLFVPVIGEVLAADMIGQTLKDVCEGVEDWHQGHRHEAIEHLLGVAETVVVSAALVGGTAVVARGFTRSAQVDQLLPILNDGGAPRLWDGDISHYEDKAPPTDLLALENGLLAKGEGRWWRNGDTYYQVRPVLGRSGWQLCHPQRQASFGPILEFNGERSWRLPSERPLAWQGEGLLLGRLWPPAAALSEQRIGQILKVADVDQEHLRGLLVEARPLPVALRDTVERFAVEARIEAFFTQLAEGQPADAPLWQWCMDSLRIETLSLEEQRLELLDRAAELREQLLEHLSRQYLATDPLLQLIQRDFSGLPDAYALDVLRSATDTERAWMLREDRIPLPVAERAREHLQMARLTRMREGLYLKGSYHPDTVKLVFALLRQQANLSGAVDLELREGSDVGRLLAQLHPGKSSAYVSTVLVKRPGGFKCYDAQGRERDIHLRDPVDIADVLARHLAPRDLARLTWDGSQAPEQIRNALRSWLPRERQAQAELIGLRDIKPGRSPLRRLADGRIGYLLNGRDELPDSLRQDLVGAVGDLFPSFRTLEVDRYVSVLLESPETAYAAMIRLYREYMGMDRALHAWVLDVPPGNVRGARHHVASMLRRSWRLEGLRIDAQGASREYRRLSLVGIEVGSLPTLPVGTQFGHVTDLSLIGLRLQTLPQGFLRCFRGLRLLNLSNNALTTLPAEIAELNQLTSLRVSHNRIRMTEALATSLSELSQLDTLDLSFNRLGGVSLQLGELAHLRVLNVRRTNLQTVPVGLERCVQLESANLRDNHIAHVRQSLFAMPLQRRRAVLLENNPLALAERERFHAVNPLPALPPEPAENFAQARAQWLGQLDGPARAGRELQWDALQALDESSEFFSLLRALTLTSDFRREPQDLARRVWTVIAAASEDAALRDELFETASSRGCVDSVISCFSAQEVGVMVAQAMRAEGEPAQQSALLELATGLFRLDQVEAQARLDIERRVALEEDRLRGAGLAEADAAQRARDSVDEIEVSLAYRIGLARVLSLPGQPKTMQFEALGGVNQQQLDSAAASVRWAESTDALVNYISDRDFWVKYLRARHDDEFVQIRQPFDEQMEAESPLDEARGRQIQHAYDEAERRLILRLTRKALSEQPSGQTAHHD, encoded by the coding sequence ATGACCGATACGACCCCAGACCTCCCACGGCAACAGGCAACCGACGCGTTCATCGCGCAAACGCTGCCTGATTGGCTGAAAAACGCTGATCACGAACAGTTGCTGGCCCTGCGCAGCAGCTTTGATGAGCACATGCAGAGCCAACAGAAGATTCAGCAGACGTTTGCCCGGCTGCAGCCGATCGACACGTTCGCCACCGCGTTGCTGGAAGAGCGGTTGCGCGTCGCCATGGCAGTGGATATCGCGCTGGCCAAGGCGCAATGGCGAGAGCAGCGTTTCAAGAAAGTCAACGATCTGCCAGCCCAGCAGTTCGAACCCTACTTCGTGCGCCTGCCGGCATTGCAGAGACTTATGCAGAACTTCAAGGCCGGTGAGTCGTTTTATCCAGATACTGGGCTGGTGTACCCATACGATTCTGCGACGGGCGAGGCGGAGGAAGTGTTGACCACCTCGGGTGAGATGCTGGTCGAGACCTGTCGAGCGCTGGATATTGGCAAGCAGTACCAGGAGCACCTCGACACGCTGCTTGATGCCGACTGTATGGCCCTGATTGCCGATGACAAGCGCTTGCAGCTAGTCCTGGCTATCGAAATCGCGACGTTGAAAGCGCAGTTGCCGGACGATGACTTGGCGATGCTGCGGCGGATCGTGCAAGGCAAGCCGCCGACTCATGCTCGCAGCAACCGCGCCTATGTAGGCGCGTTGACTGTGCTGGATTGCCGAGTAGAGGGTGCCATGGCATTCGAGCGGCTGGATGTGGCCCCGTTGTACGGCTCAAAGTCTTCCCGCGTCGTGACGGGTGTCATCTTGTATCTGCCAGACGATCATGAGCAGTCGCTGCGTGCCTATGGCACGTGGCGCGAGGCTAGCCTGGACCTTGGCAGGCGTTTGCGTGAGCCCGGCTATCAGCGGGCATTTAGCCAGCGCATCGCGTTAGCCGACCGCCCTGAATACCTCAATACCTTGGGCAAGCGTCTGGCCGATGCGCACACCGATGCCCAGTGTGCTTGCGAGGAGATCCATGAGGCGCTGTTCGCGACCTTGGCTGCACAGCAGGTGCAGCGGATCCGTGACGACGCACGGTTTATCGCGGTGCCCACTGCCCAGGTCGATGCCCGCGTCAGTGCCCAACGCTTGCGAACGCTGGAGGCGATAGGCATGGGCCTGCTCAACCTGGCCGGCCTGTTCGTACCCGTGATCGGTGAGGTGCTGGCGGCCGACATGATTGGCCAAACGCTGAAGGATGTGTGTGAGGGGGTCGAGGACTGGCATCAAGGGCATCGCCATGAAGCCATCGAGCACCTGCTGGGCGTCGCCGAAACGGTGGTGGTCAGCGCTGCCTTGGTTGGCGGCACTGCCGTGGTCGCCCGAGGCTTCACCCGCAGCGCGCAGGTCGATCAATTGCTGCCGATACTCAACGATGGGGGAGCGCCGCGGTTATGGGACGGGGATATCAGCCATTATGAGGACAAGGCGCCGCCCACCGACCTGCTGGCGCTGGAGAACGGTTTGCTCGCCAAAGGGGAAGGGCGCTGGTGGCGTAACGGCGATACCTACTACCAGGTCAGGCCCGTGCTTGGCCGCAGTGGCTGGCAACTCTGTCACCCGCAACGCCAGGCAAGCTTCGGCCCTATACTCGAGTTTAACGGCGAGCGCAGCTGGCGCTTACCGAGCGAGCGACCACTGGCGTGGCAAGGGGAAGGCCTGCTGTTGGGTCGCCTTTGGCCGCCAGCGGCAGCGCTGAGCGAGCAACGTATCGGGCAGATCCTCAAGGTGGCCGATGTCGACCAGGAGCATCTGCGCGGGCTGTTGGTGGAGGCACGGCCGTTACCGGTGGCATTGCGTGACACGGTCGAACGGTTCGCCGTGGAGGCTAGAATCGAGGCGTTCTTCACGCAATTGGCCGAAGGTCAGCCGGCAGACGCCCCGCTGTGGCAGTGGTGCATGGACAGCTTGCGCATCGAGACGTTGTCATTGGAAGAGCAGCGCCTGGAACTGCTGGATAGAGCGGCAGAGCTCAGGGAGCAACTGCTGGAGCATCTCTCGCGCCAATACCTGGCGACAGACCCTTTGTTGCAGTTGATCCAGAGGGACTTCAGCGGTCTGCCCGACGCCTATGCGCTCGATGTGCTCAGGTCGGCAACTGACACCGAGCGCGCGTGGATGCTCAGGGAAGACCGCATCCCCTTACCTGTTGCTGAAAGGGCCCGTGAGCATTTGCAAATGGCGCGGCTGACGCGCATGCGTGAAGGCCTTTACCTCAAAGGCAGTTATCACCCCGATACGGTCAAACTGGTGTTTGCGCTATTGCGCCAGCAGGCCAACCTGAGCGGGGCGGTCGACCTGGAATTGCGTGAAGGCTCAGATGTCGGTCGGTTGTTGGCGCAGTTGCACCCGGGCAAGAGCTCGGCATATGTCAGCACCGTGCTGGTGAAGCGCCCAGGTGGCTTCAAGTGCTATGACGCGCAGGGGCGTGAACGGGATATCCACCTGCGCGACCCTGTCGATATCGCCGACGTGTTGGCCAGGCACCTGGCCCCTCGTGATCTTGCTCGCCTGACCTGGGATGGCAGCCAGGCCCCTGAGCAAATCCGCAATGCGCTGCGTAGCTGGCTACCTCGCGAGCGTCAGGCGCAGGCCGAACTCATAGGGTTGCGCGACATCAAACCTGGGCGCAGTCCTTTGCGAAGGCTTGCCGATGGGCGCATCGGGTACCTGCTCAATGGGCGTGATGAACTGCCTGATTCGCTCCGGCAAGACCTAGTCGGCGCGGTGGGGGATTTGTTCCCGTCTTTCCGCACACTGGAAGTGGACCGCTACGTGTCGGTATTGCTCGAATCGCCGGAGACCGCCTATGCCGCGATGATCCGGCTATATAGGGAATATATGGGAATGGACCGGGCTCTGCATGCCTGGGTGTTGGACGTGCCGCCCGGCAACGTGCGTGGCGCGCGTCATCATGTGGCCAGCATGTTGCGCCGCAGTTGGCGTCTGGAAGGGCTGCGCATCGATGCCCAAGGCGCGAGTCGGGAGTATCGGCGCTTGAGCCTGGTCGGGATTGAGGTCGGGAGCTTGCCCACATTGCCTGTCGGCACGCAGTTCGGGCATGTCACCGACCTGAGTTTGATCGGCCTGCGCCTGCAGACGCTACCCCAAGGTTTTCTGCGCTGCTTCAGGGGGCTGCGATTACTCAACCTCAGCAACAATGCCCTGACTACGCTGCCAGCGGAGATCGCCGAGTTGAACCAGTTGACCAGCCTGCGTGTGTCACACAACCGCATCCGCATGACCGAGGCGTTAGCGACCAGCCTGAGCGAGTTGTCGCAGTTGGACACGCTGGACCTGAGCTTCAACCGCTTGGGCGGCGTCAGCCTGCAATTGGGTGAGTTAGCACACCTCAGGGTGCTGAACGTGCGGCGGACCAACCTGCAGACCGTACCCGTCGGGCTTGAGCGTTGTGTACAGCTGGAGTCGGCCAACCTGCGTGACAACCACATCGCCCACGTGCGGCAAAGCCTGTTCGCCATGCCCTTGCAGCGTCGTCGCGCGGTATTGCTGGAGAACAACCCGCTGGCACTGGCCGAGCGTGAACGTTTTCATGCCGTCAACCCATTGCCGGCCCTACCGCCTGAGCCTGCCGAGAACTTTGCGCAAGCCCGGGCGCAATGGCTGGGGCAGTTGGATGGGCCCGCCAGGGCTGGCCGTGAACTGCAATGGGATGCATTGCAGGCCCTCGATGAAAGCTCTGAGTTTTTCAGTTTGCTGAGGGCGTTGACCCTGACCAGCGACTTCCGGCGCGAACCACAGGACCTGGCGCGCCGGGTATGGACGGTGATCGCGGCGGCCAGCGAGGATGCTGCCCTGCGTGATGAACTGTTTGAAACGGCCTCTTCACGTGGCTGTGTGGACAGCGTGATCTCGTGTTTCAGTGCGCAGGAGGTGGGGGTGATGGTGGCGCAGGCGATGCGCGCCGAAGGGGAACCAGCACAGCAAAGCGCCTTGCTTGAACTGGCCACAGGCTTGTTCCGACTGGATCAAGTCGAGGCACAGGCACGCTTGGACATCGAGCGGCGCGTGGCGCTGGAGGAGGACAGGTTGCGCGGCGCCGGGTTGGCAGAGGCTGATGCGGCACAGCGCGCCCGTGACAGCGTGGATGAGATTGAGGTCAGCTTGGCTTACCGCATTGGCCTGGCGCGTGTGTTGAGCCTGCCGGGTCAGCCAAAAACCATGCAGTTCGAGGCACTGGGCGGCGTCAACCAGCAGCAGCTCGACAGTGCCGCGGCTTCAGTGCGCTGGGCGGAAAGTACCGATGCACTGGTGAATTACATCAGTGATCGGGATTTCTGGGTCAAATACCTGCGTGCACGCCATGACGATGAGTTCGTCCAGATCAGACAACCGTTCGATGAGCAAATGGAGGCAGAAAGCCCGCTGGACGAGGCGCGTGGGAGGCAGATCCAGCATGCATACGATGAGGCTGAACGACGGCTGATCCTGCGCCTGACGCGCAAGGCCTTGAGCGAACAGCCCTCAGGCCAAACCGCTCATCACGATTGA
- a CDS encoding acyl-CoA dehydrogenase, whose protein sequence is MLVTDEQQQIADAVRDFAQERLRPFAEQWDKAHRFPREAIDEMAALGLFGMLVPEQYGGSDTGYVAYAMALEEIAAGDGACSTIMSVHNSVGCVPILKFGTEQQKQQFLAPLASGAMIGAFALTEPQAGSDASSLKTRARLDGDHYVLNGSKQFITSGQNAGVVIVFAVTDPEAGKRGITAFIVPTDSPGYQVARVEDKLGQHASDTCQIVFDNVRVPVANRLGEEGQGYKIALANLEGGRIGIASQSVGMARAAFEVARDYAKERQSFGKPLIEHQAVAFRLADMATRIAVARQMVLHAAALRDAGRPALTEASMAKLFASEMAEKVCSDALQTLGGYGYLSDFPLERIYRDVRVCQIYEGTSDIQRMVIARNL, encoded by the coding sequence ATGTTGGTAACTGACGAGCAACAACAGATCGCCGACGCCGTGCGTGACTTTGCCCAGGAGCGCCTGCGGCCGTTTGCTGAGCAATGGGATAAGGCCCACCGCTTCCCGCGGGAAGCCATCGACGAGATGGCCGCCCTGGGCCTGTTCGGCATGCTGGTGCCGGAGCAGTACGGCGGCAGTGACACAGGGTATGTGGCGTACGCCATGGCCCTGGAAGAAATCGCCGCAGGCGATGGTGCCTGTTCGACCATCATGAGCGTGCACAACTCGGTGGGTTGCGTGCCCATCCTGAAATTCGGCACCGAGCAGCAGAAGCAGCAGTTTCTGGCGCCGCTGGCCAGCGGCGCGATGATCGGCGCCTTCGCGCTCACCGAGCCCCAGGCCGGCTCCGATGCCAGCAGCCTGAAGACCCGCGCACGCCTGGACGGCGACCACTACGTGCTCAACGGCAGCAAGCAGTTCATCACCTCCGGGCAAAACGCCGGCGTGGTCATCGTTTTCGCGGTCACCGACCCAGAGGCGGGCAAGCGTGGCATCACGGCGTTTATCGTGCCGACCGATTCGCCGGGCTACCAGGTTGCCAGGGTCGAGGACAAACTCGGCCAGCATGCCTCGGACACCTGCCAGATTGTTTTCGACAATGTGCGGGTGCCGGTCGCCAATCGCCTGGGTGAAGAGGGGCAGGGCTACAAGATCGCCCTGGCCAACCTTGAAGGGGGCCGTATCGGCATTGCGTCGCAGTCGGTCGGCATGGCTCGGGCAGCGTTCGAGGTGGCCCGCGACTATGCCAAGGAGCGGCAGAGCTTCGGCAAGCCGTTGATCGAGCACCAGGCCGTGGCCTTCCGCCTGGCCGACATGGCCACGCGCATTGCCGTGGCCAGGCAGATGGTGCTGCACGCCGCGGCCTTGCGTGATGCCGGGCGGCCGGCTTTGACGGAGGCGTCGATGGCCAAGCTGTTTGCCTCGGAAATGGCCGAAAAGGTCTGTTCGGACGCCTTGCAGACCCTGGGCGGTTATGG
- a CDS encoding acyl-CoA synthetase gives MRNYAEAARAFDHAQAAADALQGDLSALNACVECCDRHVGSDKLALLWVNRDGESQPFTFDTLCEQAARFANVLKAQGVKAGDRVAGLMPRTPQLLVTILATWRLGAVYQPLFTAFGPKAIEHRLEQSGAKVVVTDSQNRAKLDEVHGCPTIISVHARAGELDFQQSLDGAAEHCPPVMRTGDDPFLLMFTSGTTGPAKPLEVPLRAIVAFQGYMRDAIDLRPKDNFWNLADPGWAYGLYYAVTGPLALGHATTFYDGPFSVESCARIIDKFGITNLAGSPTAYRLLIAAGSEFSAPIKGRLRVVSSAGEPLNPEVIRWFADELGVTIHDHYGQTELGMVLCNHHGLEHPVHLGSAGFAIPGHRIVVLDEQGAELPPGQPGILAVDREQSPLCWFGGYHGVPTKAFVGKYYLSGDTVELNADGSISFVGRSDDVITTSGYRVGPFDVESALIEHPAVVEAAVVGKPDPERTELIKAFVVLAKGVEGTPELEETLRQHVRKRLYAHAYPREIEFVSELPKTPSGKLQRFILRNQEIAKQQAQLAAHASA, from the coding sequence ATGCGTAACTACGCCGAGGCCGCTCGTGCTTTCGACCATGCCCAGGCCGCCGCTGATGCCCTGCAGGGCGATCTGTCTGCGCTCAACGCCTGCGTCGAATGCTGCGACCGCCATGTGGGCAGCGACAAGCTCGCCCTGCTGTGGGTGAACCGCGACGGCGAAAGCCAGCCGTTCACATTCGATACGCTGTGCGAGCAGGCCGCGCGTTTTGCCAACGTGCTCAAGGCGCAGGGTGTAAAAGCGGGAGACCGCGTTGCCGGCCTGATGCCGCGTACTCCACAGCTGCTGGTGACCATCCTTGCCACGTGGCGCCTGGGTGCTGTCTATCAGCCGCTGTTTACTGCGTTCGGGCCCAAGGCCATCGAGCATCGACTGGAGCAGTCCGGGGCCAAGGTGGTGGTCACCGACAGCCAGAACCGCGCCAAGCTGGATGAGGTGCACGGTTGCCCGACGATCATCAGTGTGCACGCCCGCGCCGGCGAGCTGGACTTCCAGCAGAGCCTGGACGGCGCCGCTGAGCACTGCCCGCCGGTCATGCGCACGGGCGATGACCCTTTCCTGTTGATGTTCACTTCCGGCACCACTGGCCCGGCTAAACCCCTCGAAGTGCCGCTGCGCGCGATCGTCGCCTTCCAGGGTTACATGCGCGACGCCATCGACCTGCGGCCGAAAGACAACTTCTGGAACCTAGCCGACCCGGGCTGGGCCTATGGGCTTTACTACGCCGTCACCGGCCCGCTGGCGCTGGGCCATGCCACGACGTTCTACGATGGCCCGTTCAGCGTGGAAAGCTGCGCGCGGATCATCGACAAGTTCGGCATTACCAACCTGGCCGGTTCGCCAACCGCGTACCGCCTGTTGATCGCGGCAGGCAGCGAATTTTCGGCACCGATCAAAGGCCGCCTGCGGGTGGTCAGCAGCGCCGGCGAGCCGCTCAACCCAGAGGTGATCCGCTGGTTCGCCGACGAGCTTGGGGTAACCATCCACGACCATTATGGGCAGACCGAACTGGGCATGGTGTTGTGCAATCACCATGGCCTGGAGCACCCGGTGCACCTGGGGTCTGCCGGCTTCGCCATCCCCGGGCACCGCATCGTGGTGCTGGACGAGCAGGGCGCGGAGCTGCCGCCTGGCCAGCCCGGCATCCTGGCCGTGGACCGCGAGCAGTCGCCGTTGTGCTGGTTTGGTGGCTACCACGGCGTGCCGACCAAAGCCTTCGTCGGCAAGTATTACCTCAGCGGCGACACGGTCGAACTCAATGCCGATGGCAGCATCAGCTTTGTGGGCCGCAGCGACGACGTGATCACCACCTCCGGCTACCGGGTTGGCCCTTTCGACGTGGAGAGCGCGCTGATCGAGCACCCGGCGGTGGTCGAGGCGGCGGTGGTCGGCAAGCCCGACCCTGAACGCACCGAGCTGATCAAAGCGTTCGTCGTCCTGGCCAAAGGCGTGGAAGGCACCCCCGAGCTGGAAGAAACCCTGCGCCAGCACGTGCGCAAGCGCTTGTACGCCCACGCCTACCCCCGCGAAATCGAATTCGTCAGCGAGCTGCCCAAGACCCCGAGCGGCAAGCTGCAACGCTTCATCCTGCGCAACCAGGAAATCGCCAAACAACAGGCCCAACTGGCCGCTCACGCCAGTGCCTAA
- a CDS encoding acetyl-CoA C-acyltransferase, whose translation MTLANDPIVIVSAVRTPMGGLQGDLKSLTAPQLGAAAIRAAVERAGIEATSVEQVLFGCVLPAGLGQAPARQAALGAGLDKHTTCTTLNKMCGSGMQAAIMAHDLLLAGSADVVVAGGMESMTNAPYLLDKARGGYRMGHGKIIDHMFMDGLEDAYDKGRLMGTFAEDCAQAGAFSREAQDAFAISSLTRAQDAIKQGRFSAEIVPVEVTEGKEKRVITDDEQPPKARLDKIPQLKPAFREGGTVTAANASSISDGAAALVLMRRSEAEKRGLKPLAVIHGHAAFADAPALFPTAPIGAIDKLMKRTGWNLAEVDLFEINEAFAVVTLAAMKHLDLPHDKVNIHGGACALGHPIGASGARILVTLLSALRQNNLRRGVAAICIGGGEATAMAVECLY comes from the coding sequence ATGACCCTCGCCAACGACCCGATTGTCATCGTCAGCGCCGTGCGCACGCCCATGGGCGGCCTGCAGGGCGACCTCAAGAGCCTCACCGCACCGCAGCTGGGGGCCGCGGCGATCCGCGCCGCCGTCGAGCGCGCCGGCATCGAGGCCACCAGCGTCGAACAGGTACTGTTCGGTTGCGTGCTGCCGGCAGGCCTGGGCCAGGCCCCCGCGCGCCAGGCAGCGCTGGGCGCCGGCTTGGACAAACACACCACCTGCACCACCTTGAACAAGATGTGTGGTTCGGGCATGCAGGCCGCGATCATGGCCCATGACCTGCTGCTGGCCGGCAGCGCCGATGTGGTGGTGGCGGGTGGCATGGAGAGCATGACCAACGCGCCCTACCTGCTGGACAAGGCCCGGGGTGGATACCGCATGGGCCATGGCAAGATCATCGACCATATGTTCATGGATGGCCTCGAAGACGCCTACGACAAGGGCCGTTTGATGGGCACTTTCGCCGAGGATTGCGCCCAGGCTGGCGCTTTCAGCCGCGAAGCCCAGGATGCCTTTGCCATCAGCTCGCTGACCCGCGCCCAGGACGCGATCAAGCAGGGCCGTTTCAGCGCCGAGATCGTTCCGGTGGAAGTCACCGAGGGCAAAGAAAAACGCGTCATCACGGATGACGAGCAACCGCCCAAGGCGCGCCTGGACAAGATCCCGCAGCTTAAACCGGCCTTCCGTGAAGGCGGTACGGTGACGGCCGCCAACGCCAGTTCGATTTCCGACGGCGCTGCTGCGCTGGTGCTGATGCGCCGCAGCGAAGCCGAAAAGCGCGGCTTGAAACCTTTGGCCGTGATCCATGGCCATGCGGCCTTTGCCGATGCGCCCGCGCTGTTCCCCACCGCGCCGATCGGGGCCATCGACAAACTGATGAAACGCACCGGCTGGAACCTGGCCGAGGTGGACCTGTTCGAGATCAACGAAGCGTTTGCCGTGGTCACCCTGGCGGCCATGAAACACCTCGACCTGCCACACGACAAAGTCAATATCCATGGCGGTGCTTGCGCCTTGGGCCACCCGATCGGCGCCTCAGGCGCGCGCATCCTGGTGACCTTGCTGTCGGCCCTGCGCCAGAACAACCTGCGCCGTGGCGTGGCGGCCATCTGCATCGGCGGTGGCGAGGCCACGGCCATGGCCGTCGAATGCCTGTATTGA
- a CDS encoding SDR family NAD(P)-dependent oxidoreductase, with the protein MQIANKHFIVSGAASGLGAATAQMLIEAGAKVMLVDLNAQAVEAKACELGDNARFSVADISDEQAAKAAVDAAVSAFGSLHGQVNCAGIVGAEKVLGKQGPHGLASFAKVINVNLIGSFNLLRLTAAAMAEGPADESGERGVIINTASIAAYDGQIGQAAYAASKGAIASLTLPTARELARFGIRVMTIAPGIFETPMMAGMTQEVRDSLAAGVPFPPRLGRPQEYAALARHIIENSMLNGEVIRLDGALRMAAK; encoded by the coding sequence ATGCAAATAGCCAACAAACACTTTATCGTCAGTGGCGCCGCATCCGGGCTGGGTGCCGCCACCGCACAGATGCTGATCGAGGCCGGTGCCAAGGTCATGCTGGTCGACCTCAATGCTCAGGCGGTCGAAGCCAAGGCGTGTGAACTGGGCGACAACGCCCGCTTTTCGGTCGCCGACATCAGCGACGAGCAGGCCGCCAAGGCTGCGGTCGACGCCGCCGTCAGCGCTTTTGGCAGCCTGCATGGGCAGGTCAACTGCGCCGGTATCGTCGGCGCCGAGAAAGTCCTGGGCAAACAAGGCCCGCATGGCCTGGCCAGTTTCGCCAAGGTCATCAACGTCAACCTGATTGGCAGCTTCAACCTGCTGCGCTTGACTGCAGCAGCGATGGCCGAGGGGCCGGCGGATGAGAGTGGCGAGCGCGGGGTGATCATCAATACCGCCTCTATCGCTGCTTATGACGGGCAGATCGGCCAAGCTGCGTACGCGGCATCCAAGGGTGCCATCGCCAGCCTCACCCTGCCAACGGCCCGTGAGCTGGCGCGTTTCGGCATCCGCGTGATGACCATCGCCCCGGGCATTTTCGAAACCCCGATGATGGCCGGCATGACCCAGGAAGTGCGTGACTCGCTGGCCGCCGGGGTGCCGTTCCCGCCGCGCCTGGGCCGCCCTCAGGAATACGCTGCACTGGCCCGCCACATCATCGAGAACAGCATGCTCAACGGCGAGGTGATCCGCCTCGACGGCGCGCTGCGCATGGCTGCCAAGTAA